Proteins from a genomic interval of Lolium perenne isolate Kyuss_39 chromosome 1, Kyuss_2.0, whole genome shotgun sequence:
- the LOC127323418 gene encoding cytochrome P450 71A1-like, giving the protein MADLELDSTLVLLSLVFVVSCVAIVVRGFGPGRKESVHALPPSPPALPIIGNLHKLGGIHLHRTLQALARRHGPLFLLRVGSVPLVVVSSASVAEVVLKTQDHIFCNRPQQYTARGLLYGCRDIAFSPYGEQWRQIRRVAVVHLLSLKRVDSFRALRVEEVSRFVQRIRAASGVGEDRGGVNVSELIIGLTNNVISKAAFGNKLGGVEPAMVRGLMKELTDVLSTFAVSDVFPRLGWLDWARGLDARVKRTAAKLDMVVERTIAEHEENRVNDYEARDLLDDLLSIYKDGDLGFKLDRTDVKALILDMFVAGTDTIYKTIEWTMAELIKNPRELEKVQSEVRSQVAGSAQARIVLEEELEKMSLLRAAIKEALRLHPALPLLVPRETIEDTRVDGYDIPAKTQVMVNTWAMGRDSESWENAEEFLPERFLGQAIGYSGKDTRFIPFGAGRRGCPGLAFATRLVELTLANMIYHFDWQLPNGQDLESFELTESTGVSPGLKSTLILAVKPL; this is encoded by the exons ATGGCTGATCTTGAGCTCGACTCTACTCTAGTCCTCCTCAGTCTCGTTTTCGTGGTTTCTTGCGTCGCCATCGTTGTTCGAGGCTTCGGACCAGGCCGCAAGGAGAGCGTCCATGCGCTACCACCTTCGCCTCCGGCACTGCCCATCATCGGGAACCTGCACAAGCTCGGCGGCATCCACCTCCACCGTACATTGCAGGCCCTGGCACGGCGCCACGGCCCGCTCTTCCTCCTCCGTGTTGGCTCCGTGCCCCTCGTCGTCGTCTCCTCGGCCTCCGTGGCAGAGGTCGTTCTCAAGACGCAGGACCACATCTTCTGCAACCGCCCGCAACAGTACACGGCCCGTGGCTTGCTCTATGGATGCCGAGATATCGCCTTCAGCCCCTATGGAGAGCAATGGCGTCAGATCCGCCGCGTCGCCGTCGTGCACCTCCTCAGCTTGAAGCGAGTCGATTCCTTCCGCGCACTACGGGTGGAGGAGGTCTCGAGATTCGTGCAACGGATCCGTGCCGCCAGTGGCGTGGGGGAGGACAGAGGTGGGGTCAACGTGAGCGAGCTCATCATCGGCCTAACCAACAATGTAATCTCGAAAGCAGCGTTCGGGAACAAACTCGGCGGCGTGGAGCCAGCAATGGTTCGCGGCCTGATGAAGGAGCTCACTGATGTGCTCAGTACGTTCGCCGTGAGCGACGTGTTCCCGAGACTAGGGTGGTTGGACTGGGCGAGAGGGCTGGACGCAAGGGTGAAGAGGACGGCGGCTAAGCTCGACATGGTTGTCGAGAGGACGATCGCGGAGCACGAGGAAAACCGAGTAAACGACTATGAAGCTCGAGACCTCCTGGACGATTTGCTCTCTATCTACAAGGATGGTGATCTCGGGTTTAAGCTGGACCGCACTGATGTCAAGGCACTCATTTTG GATATGTTCGTAGCAGGCACCGACACGATCTACAAGACAATAGAGTGGACAATGGCCGAGCTTATTAAGAatccaagagaattggaaaaggtGCAATCCGAAGTGAGATCACAGGTTGCTGGCAGTGCACAAGCAAGAATAGTCCTTGAGGAGGAACTGGAGAAGATGAGCCTCCTACGGGCAGCCATTAAAGAAGCATTACGGCTGCATCCAGCCTTGCCGCTGCTCGTTCCACGTGAAACAATAGAGGACACCCGTGTAGACGGCTATGATATCCCGGCCAAGACCCAGGTCATGGTCAACACGTGGGCAATGGGGAGGGATAGTGAGTCATGGGAGAATGCCGAGGAGTTCCTGCCGGAGAGGTTCTTAGGACAGGCCATCGGGTACAGCGGCAAGGATACTCGGTTCATACCCTTCGGTGCAGGGAGGAGAGGGTGTCCTGGTCTCGCGTTTGCCACGCGCCTCGTGGAGCTCACCCTGGCCAACATGATTTACCATTTCGACTGGCAGCTCCCAAACGGCCAGGATCTTGAGTCTTTTGAGCTTACAGAGTCTACTGGAGTGTCGCCTGGTCTTAAGTCTACCTTGATCCTCGCCGTAAAACCTTTGTAA